In Oncorhynchus nerka isolate Pitt River linkage group LG21, Oner_Uvic_2.0, whole genome shotgun sequence, the following are encoded in one genomic region:
- the LOC115103991 gene encoding pre-B-cell leukemia transcription factor 1-like isoform X4: MSINRRETCPMMMTLMILPQSAEEEYFDVLSIRGIQDEDPPDPQIMRLDNMLLAEGVSGPEKGGGSAAAAAAAAAAGGSPGADGGIEHSDYRAKLAQIRQIYHSELEKYEQACSEFTNHVMNLLREQSRTRPISPKEIERMVAIIHRKFSSIQMQLKQSTCEAVMILRSRFLDARRKRRNFNKQATEVLNEYFYSHLSNPYPSEEAKEELAKKCAITVSQVSNWFGNKRIRYKKNIGKFQEEANLYAVKTAVDAASVSAQASQANSPATPNSGGYPAPCYTPDGRL, translated from the exons TGCTGAGTATCCGAGGCATTCAGGATGAGGACCCCCCAGACCCCCAGATCATGCGCCTGGATAACATGCTGCTGGCCGAGGGCGTGTCTGGCCCGGAGAAGGGCGGGGGCTCGGCTGCAGCAGCTGCGgccgcagcagcagcaggagggtCACCCGGTGCCGACGGCGGCATCGAACACTCAGACTACAGAGCCAAGCTGGCACAGATCAGACAGATCTACCACTCTGAGCTGGAGAAATATGAacag GCGTGCAGTGAGTTCACCAACCACGTGATGAACCTGCTGAGGGAGCAGAGTCGCACGCGGCCCATCTCTCCCAAGGAGATCGAGCGCATGGTGGCCATCATCCACCGCAAGTTCAGCTCCATCCAGATGCAGCTCAAACAGAGCACCTGCGAGGCCGTCATGATTCTACGCTCCAGATTCCTCGACGCCAG GCGTAAGAGGCGTAACTTCAACAAGCAGGCTACAGAGGTGCTGAACGAGTACTTCTATTCCCACCTGTCTAATCCCTACCCCAGTGAGGAGGCCAAAGAAGAGCTGGCCAAGAAGTGTGCCATCACGGTCTCACAG GTATCTAATTGGTTCGGCAACAAGAGAATACGGTACAAGAAGAACATTGGTAAGTTCCAGGAGGAAGCGAACCTCTACGCAGTTAAAACAGCGGTGGATGCTGCCAGCGTGTCGGCACAGGCTAGCCAGGCTAACTCTCCGGCGACGCCCAACTCAG GTGGATACCCTGCACCGTGCTACACACCTGACGGCAGGCTATGA